The following nucleotide sequence is from Syntrophorhabdaceae bacterium.
TGAGCTGGTAAAAGCCTCGCCCTTCCTGTCCGATAAGGTTCTCTACGGGCACCTCCATATTACTGAGACTCAGTTCAGCCGTGTTTGAGGCCCTGATACCCATCTTGCCGTGTATCTTTGTGGCCTCATAGCCCGGCGTGGAGGTATCCGCCAATATGATACTGGCCCTCTTATGAGGGTCCTTCTCGTTCGGATTGGTGATGACATAAATGAGCATAAAATCAGCGAGGCAGCCGTTTGTAATGAACATCTTTGACCCGTTGATAACGTATTTATCGCCCTTTCTTTCCGCCCTGGTCGTGAGCATGGTCACATCACTGCCTGCATCCGGCTCGGTAATGGCAAAGGCGATCATCTTCTCCCCCGTGGGGATCAGGGGCAGGTATTTTTGTTTTTGCTCTTCCGTCCCGAAGGCCTGCACCATTTCCGAACCGAAGCTCCAGGAGCCAATGCTCTGGCCGCACCCGGGATCGACGCGCCAGAATTGCTCGGTTATGAGGGAGTGTTCAAAAAAGCCGAGGCCGGCTCCCCCATACTCTTCTTTAATAAATGTGCCTATAAAACCGTTCTCGCAGGCACGTTTTGCTATTGCGAGGTCAAACTCCTCTTTCTCGTCAAACTCCTTTGCCCTGTCCCTGAATTCCCCTTCCGCAAACTCCCGTGCCGCCTTTACTATGTCTTTTTGTTCCGATGTGAGCTCCATCTATAAACCTCCAGAGTATATGTCCGCTTCTGCCGTCCGAATTTCACGAAGGCCGGGCATTAAGCAACTGTAAAAGCAATTGTCATGCCATATGCGTATGCCGTATATCGTATATCGTATTCAGCTATCAGCGGTCAGCTTTCAACTATCAGCCTAAAAGCTTTTTTGTTTCGGCTGACTGCTGTGTGCTGACGGCTGATAGCTATCTGCTGTCGACTGCCTTTAGCGGTGGATAAAAGAAACAACTGTGTTGAAAATACACGCGTGTGTTCCCGAGGGCCTAACCATCACCCTCCATCCTCTGATAAAGCTTTTTCCGGCTTATGCCCAGAAGCCGGGCGGCCTTACTTTTATTCCCTCGCGCGAACTTCAGTACCCGCCTGATGTGTTCTCTTTCAACCTTCCTGAGATCAAGGGCTTCGCCCTGTAATGGAATTTTCTCATTTTGAGTATTATCGAGGTGATTTTCCATCATGGTCTGCGGCAGGTCTTC
It contains:
- a CDS encoding acyl-CoA dehydrogenase family protein yields the protein MELTSEQKDIVKAAREFAEGEFRDRAKEFDEKEEFDLAIAKRACENGFIGTFIKEEYGGAGLGFFEHSLITEQFWRVDPGCGQSIGSWSFGSEMVQAFGTEEQKQKYLPLIPTGEKMIAFAITEPDAGSDVTMLTTRAERKGDKYVINGSKMFITNGCLADFMLIYVITNPNEKDPHKRASIILADTSTPGYEATKIHGKMGIRASNTAELSLSNMEVPVENLIGQEGRGFYQLMDFFNKTRNHVAAQGVGVSQGALEMAISHVKKRKAFGGTLARLQGVQFKIAEMATRIEAARGLYWRSAWLLDHGKLDPALISMAKWFAGETAVYVTNEALQLHGGYGYIAEYDIQRFYRDAKIVEIYEGSKEVEKAVIANELLKRVF
- a CDS encoding helix-turn-helix domain-containing protein; protein product: EDLPQTMMENHLDNTQNEKIPLQGEALDLRKVEREHIRRVLKFARGNKSKAARLLGISRKKLYQRMEGDG